In one Conger conger chromosome 5, fConCon1.1, whole genome shotgun sequence genomic region, the following are encoded:
- the LOC133128472 gene encoding E3 ubiquitin-protein ligase TRIM35-like isoform X1 has product MASASSLLEEDLSCPVCSEIFRDPVVLRCSHSFCEACLQHWWREKGSQECPVCRRRSSLAHPPYNLSLRNICEAFLKKRSQRAEAGSEVLCSLHSEKLKLFCLEDQIPVCVVCQNSRKHENHKLLPVQEAAEEYKEKLRTALAPLQEKLKAFNAVKLTCDQTAEDIKSQAQHTERQIKMEFEKLQQFLKDEEAARITVLREEEEQKSQKMKEKIEKMTEEISSLSEQIRAIEQELGAEDISFLQCHKDTQNRAQCTLGDPEKVSGALIDVAKHLGSLKYRVWEKMLGTVQYRPETLNELRIVLLGQTGAGKSAAGNTILGRKVFKSQSSSSPVTEQCERARGIVCGREVTVIDTPGLFDTKRSNDDIKQEITKCIALSPPGPHVFLVVIQLGRFTQEEEDTVKIIQETFGPELAKYSMVLFTKGDRQKNKTIEQFLSVNRVLAHFTTHWCGGRYQVFNNDNREDSSQVTELLQKIDKMVETNGGGCYTNEMFKRAEEEIKEIENRKLQEILAGFGTQLDAQLEAYNKNKCPTQ; this is encoded by the exons ATGGCGTCTGCatcttctctcctggaagaggacctctcctgtcctgtgtgctctgaaatcttcagggatcctgttgtcctgagatgcagtcacagcttctgtgaggcctgtctgcagcattggtggagagagaagggatctcaggagtgcccagtttgcaggagaagatcttctCTAGCTCATCCTCCCTATAACCTGTCTCTGAGGAATATCTGTGAGGCGTTCTTAAAgaagagaagtcagagagctgaagcaggatctgaagtgctctgcagtctgcacagtgagaaactcaaactcttctgtttggagGATCAAATACCCGTCTGTGTTGTCTGTCAAAAttcaagaaaacatgaaaaccacaaactgctaccagttcaggaggctgcagaagagTATAAG gagaaactcaggactgcattggctccactgcaggagaagctaaaagcctttaatgcagtgaaactaACCTGTGACCAAACAGCAGAGGATATCAAG agccaggcccagcacacagagagacagataaagatggagtttgagaaacttcagcagttcctaaaagatgaagaggcagccaggatcactgtactgagggaggaagaggagcagaagagtcagaagatgaaggagaagattgagaagatgacagaagagatatcatccctttcggaacagatcagagccatagaacaggagctgggagctgaagacatctcattcctgcag TGccacaaggacacacaaaacaG agcccagtgcacactgggggatccagagaaggtctcaggagcgctgattgatgtggccaagcacctgggcagtctgaagtacagagtgtgggagaagatgctggggactgttcaataca GACCAGAAACGCTTAATGAGCTCAGGATTGTTCTGCTGGGACAGACTGGAGCAGGAAAGAGTGCAGCAGGAAACACTATCCTGGGGAGGAAGGTGTTTAAATCACAGAGCTCCTCTTCCCCTGTGACAGAACAGTGTGAGAGAGCCAGAGGgattgtgtgtgggagagaggtgaCTGTGATTGACACTCCAGGCCTGTTTGACACAAAGCGCAGTAATGATGACATCAAACAGGAGATTACAAAGTGCATCGCTCTGTCCCCCCCGGGACCCCATGTGTTCCTGGTGGTGATCCAGCTGGGCAGATTtacacaggaggaggaggacacagTGAAGATCATTCAGGAGACCTTCGGTCCTGAATTAGCCAAATACTCCATGGTGCTGTTCACTAAAGGAGACAGACAGAAGAACAAAACTATTGAACAATTTCTGAGTGTCAATCGCGTCCTGGCACATTTCACTACACACTGGTGTGGTGGTAGATACCAAGTGTTTAACAATGACAACAGGGAGGATAGCTCtcaggtcacagagctgctgcagAAGATTGATAAGATGGTGGAAACCAATGGAGGAGGCTGCTACACCAATGAGATGTTCAAGAGGGCTGAAGAAGAGATTAAAGAGATAGAAAACAGGAAGCTACAGGAAATTCTAGCAGGATTCGGAACACAATTGGACGCACAATTGGAAGCTTATAACAAGAATAAGTGCCCTACACAGTGA
- the LOC133128472 gene encoding GTPase IMAP family member 7-like isoform X2 → MEFEKLQQFLKDEEAARITVLREEEEQKSQKMKEKIEKMTEEISSLSEQIRAIEQELGAEDISFLQCHKDTQNRAQCTLGDPEKVSGALIDVAKHLGSLKYRVWEKMLGTVQYRPETLNELRIVLLGQTGAGKSAAGNTILGRKVFKSQSSSSPVTEQCERARGIVCGREVTVIDTPGLFDTKRSNDDIKQEITKCIALSPPGPHVFLVVIQLGRFTQEEEDTVKIIQETFGPELAKYSMVLFTKGDRQKNKTIEQFLSVNRVLAHFTTHWCGGRYQVFNNDNREDSSQVTELLQKIDKMVETNGGGCYTNEMFKRAEEEIKEIENRKLQEILAGFGTQLDAQLEAYNKNKCPTQ, encoded by the exons atggagtttgagaaacttcagcagttcctaaaagatgaagaggcagccaggatcactgtactgagggaggaagaggagcagaagagtcagaagatgaaggagaagattgagaagatgacagaagagatatcatccctttcggaacagatcagagccatagaacaggagctgggagctgaagacatctcattcctgcag TGccacaaggacacacaaaacaG agcccagtgcacactgggggatccagagaaggtctcaggagcgctgattgatgtggccaagcacctgggcagtctgaagtacagagtgtgggagaagatgctggggactgttcaataca GACCAGAAACGCTTAATGAGCTCAGGATTGTTCTGCTGGGACAGACTGGAGCAGGAAAGAGTGCAGCAGGAAACACTATCCTGGGGAGGAAGGTGTTTAAATCACAGAGCTCCTCTTCCCCTGTGACAGAACAGTGTGAGAGAGCCAGAGGgattgtgtgtgggagagaggtgaCTGTGATTGACACTCCAGGCCTGTTTGACACAAAGCGCAGTAATGATGACATCAAACAGGAGATTACAAAGTGCATCGCTCTGTCCCCCCCGGGACCCCATGTGTTCCTGGTGGTGATCCAGCTGGGCAGATTtacacaggaggaggaggacacagTGAAGATCATTCAGGAGACCTTCGGTCCTGAATTAGCCAAATACTCCATGGTGCTGTTCACTAAAGGAGACAGACAGAAGAACAAAACTATTGAACAATTTCTGAGTGTCAATCGCGTCCTGGCACATTTCACTACACACTGGTGTGGTGGTAGATACCAAGTGTTTAACAATGACAACAGGGAGGATAGCTCtcaggtcacagagctgctgcagAAGATTGATAAGATGGTGGAAACCAATGGAGGAGGCTGCTACACCAATGAGATGTTCAAGAGGGCTGAAGAAGAGATTAAAGAGATAGAAAACAGGAAGCTACAGGAAATTCTAGCAGGATTCGGAACACAATTGGACGCACAATTGGAAGCTTATAACAAGAATAAGTGCCCTACACAGTGA
- the zgc:110366 gene encoding uncharacterized oxidoreductase ZK1290.5 isoform X3: protein MTSPPCPTVPLANGLQIPILGLGTSHHGGYSHQAVRYALRECGIRHIDTARRYGCEAQLGVAVRESGVPREDLWITTKLWPGDYGNQAAKQACYASCGRLGVQYLDLYLMHWPDCMVAGRSNREVRAETWRALEELYDDGVCRAIGVEFHPFQQPWELVQYCRDQSIVFQGYCPLAKGEALTHPQILSLAHKYGRTPAQICIRWSIQNGIVTIPKSTKEGRIRENSQVFGFSLLEEDMDRARSLHTNRKLIKLTYPLWKG from the exons ATGACGTCCCCGCCGTGCCCTACGGTACCTCTAGCTAATGGTCTGCAAATTCCTATACTCGGATTAG GTACGTCTCACCATGGCGGGTATTCCCATCAGGCCGTGCGGTACGCCCTGCGGGAGTGTGGCATCCGGCACATCGACACGGCGCGGCGGTATGGCTGCGAGGCCCAGCTGGGCGTCGCCGTGCGAGAGAGCGGCGTTCCGCGGGAGGACCTGTGGATCACCACCAAACTGTGGCCCGGAGACTATGGCAACCAGGCCGCCAAACAGGCCTGCTATGCCTCCTGCGGCCGCCTGGGAGTGCAGTACCTGG acCTGTACCTCATGCACTGGCCAGACTGCATGGTCGCCGGACGGTCCAACCGTGAAGTTCGGGCGGAGACATGGAGGGCCCTGGAGGAGCTGTATGACGATG gtgtgtgtcgGGCTATCGGA GTGGAGTTCCACCCGTTCCAGCAGCCCTGGGAGCTGGTGCAGTACTGCCGGGACCAGAGCATCGTGTTCCAGGGCTACTGCCCTCTGGCGAAGGGCGAGGCCCTCACTCACCCCCAAATCCTGAGCCTGGCCCACAAGTACGGCCGCACCCCCGCCCAGATCTGCATCCGCTGGAGcatacag aacggcATCGTCACCATCCCTAAGTCCACCAAGGAGGGCCGGATCAGGGAGAACAGCCAG GTCTTTGGGTTCTCCCTGCTAGAGGAAGACATGGATCGAGCCAGGAGTCTCCACACCAACAGGAAGCTCATCAAACTCACCTACCCTCTCTGGAAAGGGTAA
- the zgc:110366 gene encoding uncharacterized oxidoreductase ZK1290.5 isoform X1 encodes MTSPPCPTVPLANGLQIPILGLGTSHHGGYSHQAVRYALRECGIRHIDTARRYGCEAQLGVAVRESGVPREDLWITTKLWPGDYGNQAAKQACYASCGRLGVQYLDLYLMHWPDCMVAGRSNREVRAETWRALEELYDDGVCRAIGVSNFLIPHLEDLKEDCSIVPHVNQVEFHPFQQPWELVQYCRDQSIVFQGYCPLAKGEALTHPQILSLAHKYGRTPAQICIRWSIQNGIVTIPKSTKEGRIRENSQVFGFSLLEEDMDRARSLHTNRKLIKLTYPLWKG; translated from the exons ATGACGTCCCCGCCGTGCCCTACGGTACCTCTAGCTAATGGTCTGCAAATTCCTATACTCGGATTAG GTACGTCTCACCATGGCGGGTATTCCCATCAGGCCGTGCGGTACGCCCTGCGGGAGTGTGGCATCCGGCACATCGACACGGCGCGGCGGTATGGCTGCGAGGCCCAGCTGGGCGTCGCCGTGCGAGAGAGCGGCGTTCCGCGGGAGGACCTGTGGATCACCACCAAACTGTGGCCCGGAGACTATGGCAACCAGGCCGCCAAACAGGCCTGCTATGCCTCCTGCGGCCGCCTGGGAGTGCAGTACCTGG acCTGTACCTCATGCACTGGCCAGACTGCATGGTCGCCGGACGGTCCAACCGTGAAGTTCGGGCGGAGACATGGAGGGCCCTGGAGGAGCTGTATGACGATG gtgtgtgtcgGGCTATCGGAGTGAGTAACTTTCTCATACCTCACCTGGAGGACCTGAAGGAGGACTGTAGCATTGTCCCCCACGtgaaccag GTGGAGTTCCACCCGTTCCAGCAGCCCTGGGAGCTGGTGCAGTACTGCCGGGACCAGAGCATCGTGTTCCAGGGCTACTGCCCTCTGGCGAAGGGCGAGGCCCTCACTCACCCCCAAATCCTGAGCCTGGCCCACAAGTACGGCCGCACCCCCGCCCAGATCTGCATCCGCTGGAGcatacag aacggcATCGTCACCATCCCTAAGTCCACCAAGGAGGGCCGGATCAGGGAGAACAGCCAG GTCTTTGGGTTCTCCCTGCTAGAGGAAGACATGGATCGAGCCAGGAGTCTCCACACCAACAGGAAGCTCATCAAACTCACCTACCCTCTCTGGAAAGGGTAA
- the zgc:110366 gene encoding uncharacterized oxidoreductase ZK1290.5 isoform X2, protein MTSPPCPTVPLANGLQIPILGLGTSHHGGYSHQAVRYALRECGIRHIDTARRYGCEAQLGVAVRESGVPREDLWITTKLWPGDYGNQAAKQACYASCGRLGVQYLDLYLMHWPDCMVAGRSNREVRAETWRALEELYDDGVCRAIGVSNFLIPHLEDLKEDCSIVPHVNQVEFHPFQQPWELVQYCRDQSIVFQGYCPLAKGEALTHPQILSLAHKYGRTPAQICIRWSIQNGIVTIPKSTKEGRIRENSQVSRRGRGPGEQEREWPR, encoded by the exons ATGACGTCCCCGCCGTGCCCTACGGTACCTCTAGCTAATGGTCTGCAAATTCCTATACTCGGATTAG GTACGTCTCACCATGGCGGGTATTCCCATCAGGCCGTGCGGTACGCCCTGCGGGAGTGTGGCATCCGGCACATCGACACGGCGCGGCGGTATGGCTGCGAGGCCCAGCTGGGCGTCGCCGTGCGAGAGAGCGGCGTTCCGCGGGAGGACCTGTGGATCACCACCAAACTGTGGCCCGGAGACTATGGCAACCAGGCCGCCAAACAGGCCTGCTATGCCTCCTGCGGCCGCCTGGGAGTGCAGTACCTGG acCTGTACCTCATGCACTGGCCAGACTGCATGGTCGCCGGACGGTCCAACCGTGAAGTTCGGGCGGAGACATGGAGGGCCCTGGAGGAGCTGTATGACGATG gtgtgtgtcgGGCTATCGGAGTGAGTAACTTTCTCATACCTCACCTGGAGGACCTGAAGGAGGACTGTAGCATTGTCCCCCACGtgaaccag GTGGAGTTCCACCCGTTCCAGCAGCCCTGGGAGCTGGTGCAGTACTGCCGGGACCAGAGCATCGTGTTCCAGGGCTACTGCCCTCTGGCGAAGGGCGAGGCCCTCACTCACCCCCAAATCCTGAGCCTGGCCCACAAGTACGGCCGCACCCCCGCCCAGATCTGCATCCGCTGGAGcatacag aacggcATCGTCACCATCCCTAAGTCCACCAAGGAGGGCCGGATCAGGGAGAACAGCCAGGTGAGCAGGAGAGGGCGTGGCCCAggtgagcaggagagggagtggCCCAggtga